The genome window TGGAGATCCAAAGAAAGCAGCCATTTTCAAGATTGGAGAGACTCCTAGTTAAGTTGGGTTATGGGTGAGGGAAAAGAAATCATCCTGTCACTGCAATAAGTAGAGGGATGGTCCCTACCTTATCCTTATGTGTGATAGAATTTAGATGGTGGTTTTcagtttccttttctttccagGGGGTGTTTGGCTGCAAGGAAACTTGGAAGCCAAACATGCTCAGCGTATTATATAAGCTTCCTCAGGCTCAGCTTGCTGTTACAgtatatatgtcaaattctaccaTACCAGTTTAACCAACTATTTCCAAAGGAATAAAGGATGGGGAATAGGGTTATATTTACACTCCCCAGGTTTCCTATTTGTAATAGACTGATACCCAGATATTGTCAATAACCGCGAGGAAGAGCTCTGACAAAAAAACCTGCTAATGAGCGGGTTTTGACTGAGAAACAATTCAAGGAACCCTAGTGTATTCCATTTATCAGACTGCCCAAATCCCAATTTCACAACATTTCTGTAACTATTCTTGCCTAGCTCAGACAAAATTTATTGCTTTCCCTTCTCCTGTGACTGCTAGTCATGCCAAGAGCATGTTTTTTCAGTTACAACATCACTTCTTCAAATCACCTGAATGctagaaaatcaaacaaaaacacaaaattcaaaCCTTGATTACAACAAATgcaaatgaatttttacaaacAAATACACATACTCGTGGGCGGCTGCACCACCAACCCAcgaatacaaagaaaaaaaagtgaagaagaaaaagaatcacAATAATCTCAAATTGAAGTATATGTTGGCTCAGGGTCTTCAATCAGTCTTTCTTACATTTGTTCCAAATTACCCAGGACCTGCCTCCACTTCTTGGCATTCCAGTGAGCCAGTATTCAGTTTGGTTCTGAACTTGCCTGTTTTATTCTGCTGGTTCTTCTGCAGCTCGTGATGGTTGAACCCTCTCCTGACCACTGCTTATTGCTGCACTAGGTCTAGGCACTTGTGAACTGGTTATAGGCTTTTGCAATGGTTTCAGAGTAGCCATGATTTCAGCAAATGTAGGCCTCATTTTTGGatttctaaaatgtaaaaacagGTAAGATGTTAGAAAACAGTAAGTTTATATGACTAAgatgttagaaacctataacTTTATATGCTTAACCATGAATGTAAATACATCCATAAACATACTGTATACACTGCAAGATCAAAATAAACAGAGAAATTTTCCACCACGATGCATTCACTACAAAAGCatgcaaaatatatatgtatacacacacacatatagcTGGGATTATTGTTTACAGATCTTTTATGTGTAGGATTTGGGCTTGTGTTTGCAGATTGAACAGAAAAGGATCTGGGTGGCTTGGTGGTACACTTCCAACAGTAGTTCAATGCAACAGATTGATTGGATCTGACAGAAGATTTTCAGGGGCAACAATTCTATAGAGATCAGAATGGAACAAAGAACTAAGATAAACAAAGACTGAACAAGGCCAAGCTAGCTATACCTTTACCATGTTATGTAGGATTCAACACTAGCTGAACTAACTTGAGAGGAACTATTCAAACACAGACCAGTCATCCACAAGTTGCTTAATCAAGTTCTAACCAATGTAAACTGGTAGGCAAACACAGCTTAACCATTGGATTCTGGTGTTTCTGTTTCTCTCagatttttatataaatctttcatcattttatcaaataaataaataaataaaatatacataatCCAGCATAATGGATGGTGAACTCAGGTCAAACAGTTTTGATCCAATCTGGGCCCGGACCAATATGACCTTCAGTTTTCAAAAAACTTCTGCCTGCATGGGCACATAAGGCAAACAATAGTCAAAAGTCTTAGGTTTGTTGAACAGTGTTTGGAAAAAATCAAGTTGGTTCCAACACAGCTCAACTGAATACAGCAATGAAATGTACAACATAACATACTGCACAAGACTACTTTTTTAATAGGCCACAATTATTGTACTTTGGAGCATAAAACTACTAttattttgtttctgataaaataaCATTAGACACTAAATGCCGACAAAAGGTAGAAATCAGCAATTGCACCAAAACATGTTGCATGAAGGCATCCACTGCACTTCTCActaaccctaacccctaaacccatTCATAGAGAACTGTTTCCTATACTATTTACCTTGTGTTTGCCTAATACAGGAAAATCTGACTTTAAAACCTAGAATCTTCAGGACCCAGTAATATGCCTTTACATCCTGTTCTTCAAGTCTTCCTCAACCCTACAAGAACTAAGATGTCTAATGCGCCCCATATGCATTCTATGAACACAtacttaaaatttgaattacaGAAGTACCTCTGTTAACATACACAGATGATTTGGTTCCATAAACTGAAATCACTAGTTCCAATGAAATTTGTTGAGATAAATCAAAACGAATATTACCAATTATAATAAAACCATATTTCAGTTGCACAAACTGAAATCAATAGCCAGTCCAAATAGTTGCAACTGAAATTGTCAAGATAATCAGAATCAGTGTTATCAATTCTAGACTGGATGTGAATGCATAGTCACAGTTAATAGCAATAAAATTTGAACTTCTATTTTTAACATACCAAAATTATTAGTTAAGATTTGTTGACAAGAAGAATAAGAGCTAGTATGATCTTGTGATCCTCAAGGTTTTTGTCATGAAGTGTTAATATCGTTATCTCTGTGCATGTGCATGTGTTTTTGCGAGGTTTCTTAACAAGCATTAAAAAACCATTGactgaaattcaaaatttccatatttgaacaaaaaataaCATTGCTTAATGTTAAAAACCCCATTTAAATGGCAGAAACCCAATTAAAACAGTTTGGTGCTCTAAAAGAGACACTGTGTGACCTTCAGGACAAAGGATACAGGTCTGGGCATGATTTGTACTGGTACAGTCTGCTCGTCTAAAATGGtaagaagcaaagaaaaattaacTGGTGACAGAAGTAAATGAAACATTTAGAATTGAGACAAACacatttcataaattattaaagataacccttattgataaaaaaataaataaataaataaattattaaagataaacgATCCCCTAAAATATCAAGTTGGCAAACAGTTTCATAATCAGAAAAATAAAAGCTACAAATAGGAAGTTGTCGATAAATACTCTAGCTTATGCCAACCATGAGCTGTACAGATGCAGGATGCTTTTACCACACAATTATGAAATAAACAAAAGTACATTCCATTGGACATGTTCAAAATAGAGTAGATTGAAGGCGAAATAACTTGTGTACTCACGTGTGCCAGCATCTCCTAATAATATCTGCCACAACAGGATCCATATCATCTGGAATGTCAAGACGGCGATGCTGGAATCCAACAGCACCAACAACTTGCATTGGGTTCATTCCTCCCCATGGTTGTTGTAATGTAGAGAGTTCCCATAATATGACCCCAAAGCTGAAAACATCACACCTGCACATACAGCACATACAACCATTTTCATCAGATGATCATCCAAAATCTTAAAGAAGACAACTGATATACTCTAGGAAAGAGGACATACTTTTCATCTGAAGGCTCATTTCTTAGTACTTCCGGAGCCATCCACTCAGCCTAAACAAGAGTAATATAATATGAATTATTAAAATTTCTGATTGTAATGATTGCCTATAAAAGAAGCATCAATGCTACAGGACTATTATTGAGAAAGTAAAGAAATGATTGCAAACAAATGtgtaaataaatacaaaaaatttgtGAAGGAAATGTAATGTtgaacacctttttttttttttaattcatttgtgATGAAACAATAGctatttgttttaattgttcCAAAAAGTATTTTGTGTCAATATACATATTGTTAAGCTATCAATTTGACCCAAAAGCTTGAGCTTTTTAAGTAACTATGGGTCAACAATATATATCAGGCCAAATCGAGATACAGCCCTCAAACACCCTGCCACATGAGCAGCCTTCTTTGGGCTTGCATGTGAGCTCAATAAGTTGGAACACTCCACCTTATGAGCAGCATTTTCTTTGTGTTTGCATGTAGGCTCAATAAGTTGGGGCACCCCACCTCATGGGCATCCTTTCTTTGAGCTTGCACATGAGTTCAATAAATTGAAGGAAACAAATAAAAGTGAGGTTCAAACTCATGACTCTCCATGAGACAAGGCTAACTTAAGCTTTTGGTCACTTGGTAGCTTAagatggtatcaaagccttagTTTATGGAAGGTCATATGTTTGAATGTCATGGATGTTTACTTCCCTATTTATTAAGCCCATATGCAAACCCAAAGAAAGCTACCAGTAAGGTGGGTTATTAAGAGACTAGCCAAAGTGTAAATTGACTTATATGTATAGTTAACCCATTACCTaatagcttaagcttttaggtcaAATTGATAGCTAAACACATGATTCCAAAGAGATGAGTAAAAGTTTGTGAAAATGTGTACCTAATAACATATTACAATTTAATCTCAAATTAACAAACTTCTTCATAAGGAGATTTTGGACAATATATTAATTACTCAGCTCCATATATATACTTCAAAAGTGTATATAGAAGTAAATTCAATGGAATTATAAACCTGATTTCATAGTGATTGCAATAAATATCCTCTTGATTAATGTTGCTATATTATCATTGTTGCATCATATTATCATATTGTTTCCCCTCATAAGTGTCCTAAAAATTTTCAGGCCTCACTGGTTATCTCTAAGTTCTGTTTAGGCCATCCCTATGGACTCCAAACATTATAAAGTGCCATTCTGACTTATAATAAGGGAAAATGGTAATTCATCAATCATGGGGTTTCACTATGTTCCAGTCAATTTAGTCCATGGGGTCTCAACTCTCAAGGGATAAAGATAATGTCTTTTTCCTACTGACTTCACAAAATAACACATTGTATGTCTTTTGTGCTGAAAGCCTGAAACCATCAAATTTGGCATGGAAACAGAGCATGGACAAATGCTAGCCCCTTGCATTTCAACTTGGAATCATTTGCAACATCAAATACTTACCATGACATTGTCACTCTCAGATTGTTCATATACCACTTGATTTATTCTCACATCAACTTTCCATTACCTCTCgctatgttttctttttcaaatttctccATGTGCACCAAGCAATGTACAAACAGTCATGCATACATGCGTTGataatctcaaaattttcccaCATAGTTCAAACAAAAGCAAACTTTCAGAAccaatttcttattttcatgcCTCAATATCATTCCTTTTGCATGGGTAGATTCTAAGCAAAGCCCTAAATCTTGAGGATGTTACTGATGCatgatctttttttctttcccttctttttttggtGATAGACAAACagaattcatatataaaatgcCTAACATTAATGATGCATGAATTTCACCTCAGCTTTAAAGGAAAAGGCATTGAACTTGGCCCCTGAAATGTCAATCCTGAAGAATTCGCCCATCAGAAGGAAAACTCTATGTAAGTTTGCATCTATCTTTTTGTCGTAGATTGCAGTGAACTACTTTGTCAAAGGAGAAACATGGGCATTAAGAGATCTTATCAACTTAATATCTAGAAAGTATGAGGGCATGAAAAGGACAGCTTATCCAATGGGAGGCTCTACAAAATGTAGATCCCAAAGAAGTTAGTCAAGGGGATGTACATGTGTCCGTGGGTGGGGGTGTAATGCTAAATTACTGCACCATCCGTGGATGTTAGCATTATCCTCAATTTCCTTTGGACATAAAATAACCTGTCTTTCTCATTTAAAGATGTCTCCAAACTTATCCTTAAATCTCATCTATGCAAGTTTTTACACAAAAATCCACAAATCAAGTTTCATTTATTACTTTCAAGAACCTACTAGTTCATCTGAGATAGAGATAGATGGaccataaaataaaaccaattaaAAATGCCAATAAAAAAtccctgaaaaaaaaaattatttgatcaaAGACACACAAGTAGTCATCcatccaatatatatatttaagagatGCCCTTTCTGAAAAACCAATTTCCCTAACCACCTAccattttttcttgaaaataggttgccttcatgcatctttggaacATGTTCTTACTGTAACATTTGGCAGGGAAAAGAGCAGCATACTTAATGGATTGGGGTATTATCATTTGACACAACCAATTTAGGAGAtaaacttcaaataaaaaataacatgaaagagTGATTTTAGCTACTGAGTTTTATCCCATTTTTCAGAagacaaaacaaattaaaattaaaaattatgaataaaaatgaaaagcgAGCATGATGGCTCGACACATGATCTATAtctgattcaagtagcagcatGCTTCCTCACCTTGGCAAATAAAATCTCAAGCATAAACAAACAGGGATATGGATTTTTTGGATACAATATCTTGCAGGGTTTTTTAGATCACAGTATATTTTTCAGGGATATTTCAGCAtttttcccaaataaaaaatcatagagAAAGAGTGCAACAACTTTATCAAGTTGAAGAAGAGGAAAGGGCTTTTTCAGGGACATTTCAGTATTTTTCCCAAATAAGAAATTTaggggagagagagagcaatGATAAGGATCcaattgaagaagaagaaaggggcaAACACACATTCTCGTTCATTGATAATTACTCAAATGTTCCCACTGTTAATGAGAAGGATGTGTCATGCAGAAGAAAACTGGGAATGATGCTAACCCAACATATGCATGGGCTTGGCAATatcaatgaagaaaaatgaccCTGCTTAGCTTGAGTCTAGTCTAACTTCGTGAAATGACTAGAGGCAAAGGATAAGTAGAAGTTGGAAATGTTGGAGCGAAACACTACTACTTTTAACAGTAGTTTACTTATTTCATGAGTTGAAAGCAGGAACACAACCCCTCTTTTTGGACTGAAGGCATGTCTCAGCAAATCAATCCAAGCGCAGAATCTTGCCATCTGGCTAGAGCAACAAATCTATTTAAGGACAATAGAGGTGTCAGAAAAGTTACCACAAGGATAATTGTCCTGTTTTAGCCAAGTGTTCCTACAAACATTGCTTGTTGACCCTTCAACATCAGCTCTTCCtatcattttgaataaaaaaattaccaagTGTTGAATTGTCCATCCACCCATAGAGAAAGTGAGTTGGGTTTGAGACAGGTTAGTTTTATTCTGGTGTTGATAGTATCCACTCACACCATTGGTCATCAAGCTGGTTTGAAATGTCAATAGTAGTAAGCTAACGTGAATTGGATTATAATGAGTGTCACTAAGTCAAAATCCCTGCCACACAATTCCTGACTGGGCCTCACAGTCCCCAGCCAATTAGATCTCTCCCACCCCTTCCTCTACAACTCAATTGTCAATCCTTGGTAAGGGCCTCATGGTCCCCAATCAGTTAGATTTCCCAAACCAAAACTAAATCATCACACCCCATCCCCAATCAACCTTGAAACAAGCATGTGCACAAACCACAGACACACATTATCCAGCATAGCGTGATTTCCTTCTATCAAACATATGAAACATCAAGTTAGACATAGAAAATGCCGAAACCTTATGACAACAAacaaaaagaagggaaaaaaataaaaaagaaagaaaaaatgaaggaaaaaagcAACAAAAAGAAACATAGTACAGACATAATGTAACAATCAAAAGAAGAATGTATTGTGCTTCATTCATGATGTTGTAGAAATACATGGGCAAGATGCAAAGTACAGCTTACCGTCCCTGCAGTTGACctggaagaaagaaaagtacTATGCTTCATTCGTGATAAGCCAAAGTCGCATACCTGAATAACATGCAGAAAAAATTCACATCACGCTGGATTAGGTTTAGAAGATGCATAAAATGTACATGGCATTGTAACAAACAAGACAAAAAGGCTACCTTCACAACCCAATTCTTATCGACAAGAAGGTTTGGAGACTTCAAATCACGATGAACTATTACTGGAGTGCAATTATGCAAATAATTCATTCCCCGAGCCTGAAAGTTCAATTATTTAAGGGAACACATTATCACTAGGTGGAGTAACCAAGCAATACTAAAAGCTTTCATAATTGATATTGATATTAACAATAAGAATATAGAAACATACAGCATCAAGGGCCATCCTCAAACGCCTCCTTTCATCTAATTGATTGTTAGGCCGGTGAATTAGTCTATACAAACTACCTCTGCACAAAAATAAATCACTTCACAATTCCAGGTAAAATAAAGAATCAAACTGGATTACTTTATGAAAAGCTCTAGGAATTGGGGGTTCTAAGTAAAGATGGCACTATGAAACAATTCAACAAAACATGACGTCATCCTCTTTGTTTATGATttctaataaatatatttgCTTTCATACAAGTCAATGCATGATATAACATAATCGATTTTCCCTCTTCTTTGGAAGGATGAAAGATCCTTTTCACTAAAATCCTGTAAAGTCATAACCCCCTCTTAGCTAGGAAGTTGGATTCCTGATTACAACAAACTTAACCCAATTGATTTCCACCCTCAATTTTGAGATAATAAGGGTCCATAAACCCTTGAGTAATCAGTAAACTTGTACAGGGCCCATAAACTCCTGTGTGATCAATAAACTAGCACAATGAAAGAATCTAATGCAATGGCTTTCAGAAAATCATATTTCAGATgttaaaataaacatgaaaagAAGTATATAGTGCCAGCATACCTGGGAAGAAATTCTGTAACAATTGAAAGATTTGGGACACGAGTTACCGCTCCCATGAAGAGAACAACATTGGGATGCCTTAGTCTTTTCATGATCCGCACCTTGAAAAACAAACCATAAgtgaaataataaatttttctaaTCCTTCATATGGGCCAAAGTGACATATATAAATCAACATTTATAGGCATGTGGATGTGAAAGTGGACAAAATAGTCATGTGGGTGCaagagtaggaaaaaaaaattaaaacaaaaaaataaataaataaaaagaataagcATGTGGGTGAAAGATGAAAATGTCAATGCATAAGTGGAAAATAGGATCCATAGATCTTTTGAGtgaaagaaataggatttgaGACAACTTCATGAAATTGGACTGTTTTCAAAGTAAAGGAAATAGGgtttaaaaaattcatgcatTGCACCCTAATTCAGTCCACCTAAAGGACTTAGATGTGCACAATTAAATAGAATTTGGGAAAGGAGCATGAGGATGTTAAAAATCATACCCATCAGAGGAAGTCATTAGTCAATAGTGTCACAGTGCACAGGTCAATAGTGTATTGAAAGGATTTCTGTTTAGCCTTTTTATACTCAAGTACATTATTTTGCTTTTCTGAAGGCCTTCTTCTTATCCTTGTCTTTTTTGCAGataattttacttttatctaATAGAATGTAAGTGTactttccaataaaaaaaattagttccAGTGCACCATCAGCACCTAATTTTAGTGCTTGAATGGGAGGAAAAAAACATACAGTACAATACACTATCAAAAGTCAAAGTTGTTTTGGGCCAAGTACAATGCATGACAAATATATAGTACAAAGCTAGTGGCAGGAGCAACTGCCAACCAGGATAACAGAAGCAAAAATCTATGCATATCAAGGATATGGAGGGGCCTATGTCATCATGGACAGAAACTTAAAAAGTTAATCAGTCTTTCTGAAAAAATGGTAATTGCCATATAAACACAGCATCCACTAACAAtaggaagaaaagaaaccaaCTAGAGCATACAAACATAACAATAAAGATCAATTAAAACAAactgagaaaacaaaaaatagccAGCCATCTACAATGACTAACATTGCATAAGCTTTAACAATCATGGGTTCCTATCCTTGCATGTGATACAGCTATTACTGAAAGCATGCTCCCATACAAATCATATAGTCATAATTACAAGCATCACTTAGGTTCTGATGTCCTAACTTATCCAGCATTTTTTTAAATGCTATAACACAaatgcagagagagagagagagagagggtatTTACCTCACTTCTGAATTCGTCAAGTGATTCACCAGAAATATCTTGGTCCAGGAACTTCTTAACAGCAACTtcctaaaaaaatcaaagagtgACAATATACTCAAAATAAACACCTTTCAAGAATGGGAAATGTCCACTCATAAAAAGATTCACAAacagaaaattataaaaataaaataaaaaatcctgaAATATATTTAGTGGATTTTCTAACCAAAATCTTTAACAACTAAGGAACAACCCTAGAACAAGAGCAAAAAGTGGCAGATTATTGATGCTCCACTATGCATTTAAGCTATAACAAAATTGGTTATACTTTTGGCCACAAATATTTAAGCAAGGTCCAAGGGGATAAAAAGAACATGCTCAAATCATTCAAGAACAGATACATTTGATAATTTGAACTAGACAAAATCTATATAAACAGGGAAGTTCAAGTAAAGTGAATTTATAGGATTGAAATAAATAACATCCAAACACCAGGTACTACAACTATGTTAACATAACAATATTTCCCCCTTGATTTATAAGAACATCATCTGCTGAATGTATGCCTAAGATTAAGAAAACATTTGAAGTAATAatccttttctattttttataactgCAACGGAACTTAAACCTCCGGATTAGGCTAGAATCAGGTAAAATAATGCTTAACTCTGACCTATCAAACAGGGCCATGAGAAATTTTCAGCTGCGGGCATAAAACCAACATCATAAGCAGAGTTTCCAAATTATGCCTCCGAAAATGGTCATAGCCACACACTCAGAACAAACAATAATTGCCATCAATTGGAATTATTAGTATCAGTTTTTTTCAGTCAATCGATTTTATCTGAAGAGCAACACaggaataaaaatgaaatacagcAACCTTTTTCCCTAATACAGAAACCCACTTCCTTGGGTACATGTTACAAAACAGATGGAATCTTAAGAATTTTCATAAAACCTCTTTTTCACTAATAGTTTGGTTGGTTCCAAAGAAAAATGTagcaaaagaaatgaaatcaaaatttagaaacttggattttttaattattcaggAACTGAGGAAAAGCCCAACCTCCAATCAACTGAGCCCAATGCAACTGTACAAGTCAGTTAAGAtacattattcattttttcaGAAACCAAGCATCATAAAACACATGATTCAAAATGTTGGTTCTTCTTCCTCATTTCTCTCAACaatcaaatggatgtcaagtgCTGCCCATCTTATGATATATTAAGGAAATGTAATATTTTCCTATAGGAAATATTAATGGAGCTTTTGGAAGATCCACTTCCCTATGTCTTCCTGTAATTTGGGTAAAATACTTCATGTGTAGGTCTTCAGATGTTTTCAGGACATGATTATATCTATTTTGACataatttcacattttttttaggCTTCCTAAATGTCTGCTAAGTTTCTTTCCATATCATGTTTCCCTGAGCGCAGCGCTTTCTGAACATGCAATTATACACTGTACAACTGAGCAACACAAATGcacacataaaataaaaagtccCAGCACTTTGCAGATCTATATAAAAGGACCACAATCATAACAAAGACCTAACATGATAAACAGGGTGAAATGTCAGGGtagcatgaggaaacttacagTGCCATGCCAGTCTCCACGATATACCTCCCCATACGATCCTGCAACACAAAGAATATaccaaagaaatgaaataaaccTGAATATGCTAAAACAAGAGGGAATTAgcataatatatataacatgaAGCCTATAAACTCTGTAGCCtatccaaaaaacaaaaaaatgaagctCATAAACTCTAAAGATACAACGCAAAGGCCAATACCAAGTCCGATACGCTCACCCAAGGCGATTTCATCCCATGGGATCTCACAGTCTGCAACATCATCAAGTGCCACATCTGATTTTGTGCTATCCGCAGATCTATCCGATGTTCTCTCTCCTTCAGGATTTGTCCCAGAAGCATCATGCTCCCGGTTACCACTACCATGAGGCTCATAACCAGCACCATCTGCATCTCCCCCACTTTGCATGCCATCCGTTTGGTTAAAGCACTCAGCAGCACCACTTGGAGAATGAACACCAGTTTCCAAGTTCTCATACTGCTTACCAACAGCTGCAGTTGTTGCTACGACTGCTGCAGCAGCAGTGGCAGCAGCCGCCACAGGAAGTTCAAGGTTTGGGTCAGCAGTTGACTTTGCTGCAGCAACAACCATTGAAGATGCAACAACTGCTGCTGCCGctgcagcagcagcaacagGAACATTCTTCACATATTTCACAGGATTCACCTCTGATTGTGATGAAACAGACTGCCCAGTTACTTCTTTAAAATCTAGCAGATtgttaaaccctaaaccttccACAGGCTTAAGATCTGGCTGTACACAAGGACTTACTCTAGGTTGCATCCCATGATAAGGCAGAGGTGGCAAAAAGCCAATCGGACCAAGGTCATCTTGATCTTTAATTTTCCGGATTACTGgtctcttttcattttcatctttATCTTCAGTTGGGGACTTGGCCTCAACTATTGACACATCTATATGCTCGGGATAAATTTCAGTGAATAGGTTTGGAGGAGCAACAACACCACTTTCAAGTAACACATCATGAAGTTTCTGGGCCAACTGTGGATTTTCTTTGGCAGCATCAATCATATATTGTGAAACATCCTTCACTTTCATTCTACGCACCGCTGGAGAGCTTACACCTTCTGTCCAGGAGGGAGATCTTCCATGCATGTACGGATGGCTAGGCCTGCTGGGAAGTGCCCGAAGCAGAGTCTGCTCTGCATTCAAACTATCTTTACTTGGCCTGGGTAGATTTGCACAAGCCGTAAGTTCCCCTCTGTCATCAGATTCATTTCCAACAGCTGACAGATATGGCCTCACAACCCCACTGCTAGAAGAGGCTATATATGAGGAGTCTATCTCTCTAGACAAAGTACTGGCCGAAAAGATAGAATCATCATATTCTATATGCGATCCTGCTGCATCAGATGGAATAAGTGTTCCAGGATCTGCCATTAGATCAACAATGTACTCCCTGAAATTCACATAATCTCTCACCTTAAATAACATATGAATGCTTTGAGACTTCAATAAAGTAATTATACATGTAAGGAGGCATTTTCCTGCTTCAAGATCAATAGTTTTTGAGTAAAACTACCAAAAGAAAGACTAATCCAACCAGTTAGAATTAGGATCTGACATAAAACTTTGATAGAGCTCAGCAAATTGGGTTAAAGCATCTCATCGTACAGAGCTGGTAAAGCATCTCCTCATGCAGGGCACATGATAAATAATGTTCAACGAAAAGCAAATATAGAATTACATTGCAAACAAGCTATCGTGCTTGTACCAAGAAAAGTTTCACTTATAATAGCAATTACCTTCCATCTTCAATCTTCACGAAGTTCATTGCCACATCATCAGAACCTGTATATTGCTGTCCTTTCACTAATCGGCATGGGATGCCCACACTATCAGCCAAAACCTACATATTCATTTAAGACAGATGGCTAATTGACAGAAAAGCTTGAATTGAAAACCAAAACTCCTAAACAAAAGGACAAAAAGAACAGTAAGAACTAATGAAACAATGCAACATAACTGAA of Vitis vinifera cultivar Pinot Noir 40024 chromosome 17, ASM3070453v1 contains these proteins:
- the LOC100854850 gene encoding probable serine/threonine-protein kinase SIS8 isoform X4; the encoded protein is MKNILKKLHIVSNQTEDVEGSTSSRGSKTHDGSSPDRLLHSRPHHNSEHKPFSGLSNWLNSVANRHSPSPPLSSNVTRVERSEPSDSMSSCGLDVVSDAVRRDSGSSNSRDPDIEEEYQIQLALELSAREDPEAVQIEAVKQISLGSCAPENTPAEIVAYRYWNYNALSYDDKILDGFYDLYGILMESTSQKMPSLVDLQGTPLSDCVTWEAVLVNRAADANLLKLEQEALVMAVKSRSESPVFVGSDLVQRLAALVAANMGGPVGDPVNMSRAWQSLSYSLKATLGSMVLPLGSLTIGLARHRALLFKVLADSVGIPCRLVKGQQYTGSDDVAMNFVKIEDGREYIVDLMADPGTLIPSDAAGSHIEYDDSIFSASTLSREIDSSYIASSSSGVVRPYLSAVGNESDDRGELTACANLPRPSKDSLNAEQTLLRALPSRPSHPYMHGRSPSWTEGVSSPAVRRMKVKDVSQYMIDAAKENPQLAQKLHDVLLESGVVAPPNLFTEIYPEHIDVSIVEAKSPTEDKDENEKRPVIRKIKDQDDLGPIGFLPPLPYHGMQPRVSPCVQPDLKPVEGLGFNNLLDFKEVTGQSVSSQSEVNPVKYVKNVPVAAAAAAAAVVASSMVVAAAKSTADPNLELPVAAAATAAAAVVATTAAVGKQYENLETGVHSPSGAAECFNQTDGMQSGGDADGAGYEPHGSGNREHDASGTNPEGERTSDRSADSTKSDVALDDVADCEIPWDEIALGERIGLGSYGEVYRGDWHGTEVAVKKFLDQDISGESLDEFRSEVRIMKRLRHPNVVLFMGAVTRVPNLSIVTEFLPRGSLYRLIHRPNNQLDERRRLRMALDAARGMNYLHNCTPVIVHRDLKSPNLLVDKNWVVKVCDFGLSRMKHSTFLSSRSTAGTAEWMAPEVLRNEPSDEKCDVFSFGVILWELSTLQQPWGGMNPMQVVGAVGFQHRRLDIPDDMDPVVADIIRRCWHTNPKMRPTFAEIMATLKPLQKPITSSQVPRPSAAISSGQERVQPSRAAEEPAE
- the LOC100854850 gene encoding probable serine/threonine-protein kinase SIS8 isoform X1, with the translated sequence MKNILKKLHIVSNQTEDVEGSTSSRGSKTHDGSSPDRLLHSRPHHNSEHKPFSGLSNWLNSVANRHSPSPPLSSNVTRVERSEPSDSMSSCGLDVVSDAVRRDSGSSNSRDPDIEEEYQIQLALELSAREDPEAVQIEAVKQISLGSCAPENTPAEIVAYRYWNYNALSYDDKILDGFYDLYGILMESTSQKMPSLVDLQGTPLSDCVTWEAVLVNRAADANLLKLEQEALVMAVKSRSESPVFVGSDLVQRLAALVAANMGGPVGDPVNMSRAWQSLSYSLKATLGSMVLPLGSLTIGLARHRALLFKVLADSVGIPCRLVKGQQYTGSDDVAMNFVKIEDGREYIVDLMADPGTLIPSDAAGSHIEYDDSIFSASTLSREIDSSYIASSSSGVVRPYLSAVGNESDDRGELTACANLPRPSKDSLNAEQTLLRALPSRPSHPYMHGRSPSWTEGVSSPAVRRMKVKDVSQYMIDAAKENPQLAQKLHDVLLESGVVAPPNLFTEIYPEHIDVSIVEAKSPTEDKDENEKRPVIRKIKDQDDLGPIGFLPPLPYHGMQPRVSPCVQPDLKPVEGLGFNNLLDFKEVTGQSVSSQSEVNPVKYVKNVPVAAAAAAAAVVASSMVVAAAKSTADPNLELPVAAAATAAAAVVATTAAVGKQYENLETGVHSPSGAAECFNQTDGMQSGGDADGAGYEPHGSGNREHDASGTNPEGERTSDRSADSTKSDVALDDVADCEIPWDEIALGERIGLGSYGEVYRGDWHGTEVAVKKFLDQDISGESLDEFRSEVRIMKRLRHPNVVLFMGAVTRVPNLSIVTEFLPRGSLYRLIHRPNNQLDERRRLRMALDAARGMNYLHNCTPVIVHRDLKSPNLLVDKNWVVKVCDFGLSRMKHSTFLSSRSTAGTFTAIYDKKIDANLHRVFLLMGEFFRIDISGAKFNAFSFKAEAEWMAPEVLRNEPSDEKCDVFSFGVILWELSTLQQPWGGMNPMQVVGAVGFQHRRLDIPDDMDPVVADIIRRCWHTNPKMRPTFAEIMATLKPLQKPITSSQVPRPSAAISSGQERVQPSRAAEEPAE